From one Coffea eugenioides isolate CCC68of chromosome 11, Ceug_1.0, whole genome shotgun sequence genomic stretch:
- the LOC113752205 gene encoding ras-related protein RHN1-like, with protein sequence MDYVISGEGEGMVTAVKGSIITRYCSSVTTCTNDVTPCGTVTTVKGYFRDFGVGKSSIISRFVNQFVDEEFPDVDRAMLGDDSILRTLEVGGQGNYSAVKVRIFHTNSQERYGALPDSYCRRAAGCIIVYDITSKVSYEGAKTWVEYMKRAASRWDFALPVMALAGNKVDLEDKRQVTTEVEVITKIPKVKKIFKTQLHVLPGCFLLCFLRSKQRQKPSLNYVNKLSSFR encoded by the exons ATGGACTATGTAATTAGTGGAGAAGGGGAAGGGATGGTTACTGCCGTTAAAGGAAGTATAATTACTCGCTATTGTTCTAGTGTTACAACGTGTACAAATGATGTTACACCGTGTGGGACGGTTACTACTGTTAAAG GTTACTTTagggattttggagttggtaaaTCCAGCATTATATCACGTTTTGTGAACCAATTTGTGGACGAAGAATTCCCTGATGTTGAT AGGGCTATGCTGGGAGATGACTCCATCCTGCGAACCCTGGAGGTGGGCGGTCAGGGCAACTATTCAGCAGTCAAAGTGAGAATATTTCACACTAATTCCCAAGAGCGTTATGGGGCCTTGCCCGACTCCTATTGTAGACGGGCTGCTGGATGTATCATTGTCTATGATATAACTAGCAAG GTTTCATACGAAGGGGCCAAGACGTGGGTAGAGTACATGAAGCGTGCAG CATCCAGATGGGATTTTGCTCTCCCTGTCATGGCACTCGCTGGTAATAAAGTGGATTTGGAGGATAAGAGACAAGTTACTACAGAG GTAGAAGTAATTACTAAGATCCCTAAAGTCAAGAAGATATTTAAAACTCAATTGCATGTATTACCTGGATGTTTCTTGCTGTGCTTTCTGAGATCAAAACAACGACAAAAACCTTCATTGAATTATGTCAACAAACTCAGCTCGTTCCGTTGA
- the LOC113752206 gene encoding uncharacterized protein LOC113752206, with the protein MSKAYDRVEWGFLKAMMIKMGFCEKWINWIMECITTATFSFNINGEARGYVIPSRGIRQDDSLIFCKADTSQAEEVLRILEKYEKGSGQMINMEKSSVFFSKNVAHENQKEICSKLGNIRRVHQGKYLGLPMVITRTKEQIFGYIRDKCQKTVSNWCNKKLSQASKEVLLKAITMAMPTYTMSCFKLPVKLCKDIHALMARF; encoded by the exons ATGTCAAAAGCCTATGACAGGGTGGAGTGGGGATTTCTAAAGGCAATGATGATCAAAATGGGATTCTGTGAAAAATGGATCAACTGGATCATGGAGTGCATCACAACAGCTACCTTCTCTTTCAATATAAATGGGGAAGCAAGAGGATATGTGATACCTTCTAGGGGAATTAGGCAAG ATGACTCCCTGATTTTTTGCAAAGCTGATACAAGTCAAGCTGAAGAGGTGCTGAGGATattggaaaaatatgaaaaaggcTCTGGACAAATGATAAACATGGAAAAGTCTTCAGTTTTCTTTAGCAAGAATGTGGCACATGAAAATCAAAAAGAAATCTGCAGCAAACTAGGAAATATAAGGAGGGTGCATCAAGGAAAGTATTTGGGTTTGCCAATGGTCATAACCAGAACTAAGGAACAAATCTTTGGCTATATCAGAGACAAATGCCAGAAAACTGTCTCTAATTGGTGCAACAAGAAGCTTAGCCAAGCAAGTAAAGAGGTGTTACTGAAAGCAATTACTATGGCTATGCCAACCTATACAATGTCTTGCTTCAAGCTTCCAGTGAAATTGTGTAAGGATATACATGCCTTAATGGCAAGATTCTAG